One Mailhella massiliensis DNA segment encodes these proteins:
- a CDS encoding tRNA (adenine-N1)-methyltransferase, with amino-acid sequence MPQYGDLVILASPRGKRHIYRIEQGQDLHTQDGVMRACDVVEAEFGTEVRTAKGVPFRLQKPQLHDLVMGIKRQTQIMYPKDMGLICFKLGVGNGRTILEAGSGSGGFTLALSWFSGPEGHVHSFEAREEFHKLAKRNLEWAGVGKNVTLHLRDIANGFGVDDPDCLNGKKGDALFLDVRTPWEYLDAAREALVPGAPIAFLLPTVEQVSQLITALEIGPFEETEVCEVLVRPWKVVPGRLRPADRMSAHTAFLVFTRIQERSADWDALIPLGTRERKQEAARQARLAAARGEDPESVEYDV; translated from the coding sequence ATGCCTCAGTACGGCGACCTTGTCATTCTGGCCTCTCCCCGCGGAAAGCGGCACATCTACCGCATCGAACAGGGGCAGGATCTGCACACGCAGGACGGCGTCATGCGCGCCTGCGACGTGGTGGAGGCCGAATTCGGCACGGAAGTACGCACGGCCAAGGGCGTGCCCTTCCGCCTTCAGAAGCCGCAGCTTCACGATCTCGTCATGGGCATCAAGCGTCAGACGCAGATCATGTATCCCAAGGATATGGGACTCATCTGCTTCAAGCTCGGGGTGGGCAACGGCCGCACCATTCTTGAGGCGGGTTCCGGTTCCGGCGGTTTCACGCTGGCGCTTTCGTGGTTTTCCGGGCCGGAAGGCCATGTGCACAGCTTCGAGGCGCGCGAGGAGTTCCACAAGCTGGCCAAGCGCAACCTGGAATGGGCGGGCGTGGGCAAAAACGTCACGCTGCACCTGCGCGATATTGCGAACGGCTTCGGCGTGGACGACCCGGACTGCCTGAACGGCAAAAAGGGCGACGCGCTCTTTCTCGACGTGCGCACCCCCTGGGAGTACCTCGACGCCGCGCGCGAGGCCCTTGTGCCCGGCGCTCCCATCGCCTTCCTTCTGCCCACGGTGGAGCAGGTTTCCCAGCTCATCACGGCGCTGGAAATCGGCCCCTTTGAGGAAACGGAAGTGTGCGAGGTGCTGGTGCGTCCCTGGAAGGTCGTCCCCGGCCGTCTGCGTCCTGCGGACCGCATGAGCGCGCATACCGCCTTTCTGGTGTTTACGCGCATTCAGGAAAGAAGCGCCGACTGGGATGCCCTCATCCCTCTGGGCACGCGCGAACGCAAGCAGGAGGCGGCCCGTCAGGCCCGCCTTGCCGCCGCGCGCGGAGAAGACCCGGAAAGCGTGGAATACGACGTTTAG
- the lspA gene encoding signal peptidase II, translated as MKAAKRYGLVALVALIWLVLDQLAKAAVTAGIPPGRGFPVIDGCFNIVHVLNRGAAFGFLNNEDTSWQFWLFLGAAVVVGGVIVHIVRTTPPSRMLFFGLGSILGGAAGNLVDRVRFRAVTDFLDVYWGAWHWPAFNVADIAICLGVVAAGFVLLRQSPEEGKH; from the coding sequence GTGAAGGCAGCGAAGCGTTACGGCCTAGTCGCCCTGGTGGCGCTCATCTGGCTTGTGCTGGATCAGCTCGCCAAGGCGGCCGTCACGGCCGGCATACCGCCGGGCCGGGGCTTTCCCGTCATCGACGGGTGCTTCAACATCGTGCATGTGCTGAACCGGGGCGCGGCCTTCGGCTTTCTGAACAATGAGGATACGAGCTGGCAGTTCTGGCTCTTCCTCGGGGCCGCCGTCGTGGTGGGGGGCGTCATCGTCCATATCGTGCGTACCACGCCCCCCAGCCGAATGCTTTTCTTCGGCCTGGGCAGCATACTCGGCGGCGCGGCGGGCAACCTGGTGGACAGGGTGCGCTTCCGCGCGGTGACGGACTTTCTGGACGTGTACTGGGGCGCATGGCACTGGCCGGCCTTCAACGTGGCCGACATCGCCATCTGCCTCGGGGTGGTTGCCGCAGGCTTCGTGCTTCTGCGGCAGAGCCCTGAAGAGGGGAAACACTAG
- the ileS gene encoding isoleucine--tRNA ligase, whose amino-acid sequence MAEYKKTLNLPVTGFPMKANLVQKEPETLKFWEENHVFQLMQDASGSRGEFVLHDGPPYANGHIHLGTALNKILKDMIIKSRNLMGWKTGYIPGWDCHGLPIEHNVELELGEKKKDLPPHVIRKRCRQYAQKFLDIQRKEFKRLGVLGDWEHPYMSMDPAYEAVTAAELATFVERGGVVRSKKPIYWCCHCKTALAEAEVEYRDLSSPSIYVRFPLPDPKLAEVIPGADVSRAYIVIWTTTPWTLPSNLAVCVHPELRYALVEVEGSQYILASELVESCAKTFGWSDYRLVGETTGDRLEKLEARHPFLDRPSLVINGTHVTLDAGTGCVHTAPGHGREDYEVGMKYGLDVYSPLDDEGRFLPTVEFFAGMQVFEANPAVIAKVEELGHLLARKDISHSYPCCWRCKEPVIFRATTQWFIGMEPNNLRGKALDAIQNKVRWIPSWGQGRIYNMVESRPDWCISRQRMWGVPILALICKDCGEVWNDPAWMREIASRFASHPTGCDYWYEHGVEDIVPEGLVCPHCGGKHWEKEDDILDVWFDSGTSFAAVMEQRPEGKVPADLYLEGSDQHRGWFHSSLLVSVGTRDIAPYKAVLTHGYVVDGTGRKMSKSIGNVVAPQEVIDKYGAELLRLWVASVDYREDIRYSEEIMKRLVDAYRRIRNTCRYLLGSIHDLTPADLVPFASMKPLDRYALSLVAAFHESAETAYQEYEFHKVFQGLHGLCATDLSAFYLDVLKDRLYSSLPDSAERRSAQSALYQMLLIMLRDMAPIMSFTAEEVFRHIPEALKPVDGEGQPVISVFALPQKDVSMYRLSDDERGAWEMVMDIRAGVTRAIEPLRKDGVIGHALDTHVTLYVDDKLRSAIADSGADMRSVCIVSQLDIASFKDAPVDALSTAQLDECPGLAVRVKKAGGEKCERCWMYSEELGTDPAHPTLCPRCAAVMRELEAKQGGEA is encoded by the coding sequence ATGGCTGAATATAAGAAAACGCTGAATCTGCCCGTCACCGGGTTCCCCATGAAGGCGAATCTGGTCCAGAAGGAACCGGAAACGCTGAAGTTCTGGGAAGAAAACCATGTGTTCCAGCTCATGCAGGACGCTTCCGGCTCGCGCGGCGAGTTCGTGCTGCACGACGGCCCGCCCTATGCCAACGGCCACATCCATCTGGGCACGGCCCTGAACAAGATCCTCAAGGACATGATCATCAAGTCCCGCAACCTCATGGGCTGGAAGACCGGCTACATCCCCGGCTGGGACTGCCACGGTCTGCCCATCGAGCACAACGTGGAGCTTGAGCTCGGCGAGAAGAAGAAGGATCTGCCTCCGCACGTCATCCGCAAGCGCTGCCGCCAGTACGCGCAGAAGTTCCTCGACATTCAGCGCAAGGAATTCAAGCGCCTCGGCGTGCTGGGCGACTGGGAACATCCCTACATGTCCATGGACCCGGCCTATGAAGCCGTGACCGCCGCCGAACTTGCCACCTTCGTGGAACGCGGGGGCGTGGTGCGCAGCAAGAAGCCCATCTACTGGTGCTGCCACTGCAAGACGGCCCTTGCCGAAGCGGAAGTGGAATACCGCGATCTTTCCTCGCCTTCCATCTATGTGCGCTTCCCCCTGCCGGACCCGAAGCTTGCGGAAGTCATCCCCGGGGCCGACGTTTCCCGCGCCTACATCGTCATCTGGACGACCACGCCCTGGACGCTGCCGAGCAACCTCGCCGTGTGCGTGCACCCCGAGCTGCGCTACGCCCTCGTGGAAGTGGAAGGCAGCCAGTACATTCTGGCTTCCGAACTGGTGGAAAGCTGCGCCAAAACCTTCGGCTGGAGCGATTACCGCCTTGTAGGCGAAACCACGGGCGACAGGCTGGAGAAGCTTGAGGCCCGTCATCCCTTCCTCGACCGTCCTTCTCTCGTCATCAACGGCACCCACGTCACGCTGGACGCGGGCACGGGCTGCGTGCACACCGCTCCCGGCCACGGCCGCGAGGACTACGAAGTGGGCATGAAGTACGGGCTCGACGTGTATTCCCCGCTGGACGACGAAGGGCGCTTCCTGCCCACCGTGGAATTCTTCGCGGGGATGCAGGTGTTCGAAGCCAACCCCGCCGTCATCGCCAAGGTGGAGGAACTCGGTCATCTGCTGGCCAGAAAGGATATTTCCCACTCCTATCCCTGCTGCTGGCGCTGCAAGGAACCCGTCATTTTCCGTGCCACCACCCAGTGGTTCATCGGCATGGAACCCAACAACCTGCGCGGCAAGGCGCTGGACGCCATTCAGAACAAGGTGCGCTGGATTCCTTCCTGGGGTCAGGGCCGCATCTACAACATGGTGGAATCGCGTCCCGACTGGTGCATTTCCCGTCAGCGCATGTGGGGCGTGCCCATTCTCGCCCTCATCTGCAAGGACTGCGGCGAAGTGTGGAACGACCCGGCCTGGATGCGTGAGATAGCCTCCCGCTTCGCCTCCCATCCCACCGGCTGCGACTACTGGTACGAACACGGCGTGGAAGACATCGTTCCCGAAGGTCTGGTCTGCCCCCATTGCGGCGGAAAGCACTGGGAGAAGGAAGACGACATCCTCGACGTGTGGTTCGACTCCGGCACCAGCTTTGCCGCCGTCATGGAACAGCGCCCCGAAGGCAAAGTTCCCGCCGATCTGTACCTTGAAGGTTCGGATCAGCACCGCGGCTGGTTCCACAGCTCCCTGCTCGTTTCCGTGGGCACGCGCGACATCGCTCCCTACAAGGCCGTGCTCACCCACGGTTATGTGGTGGACGGTACGGGCCGCAAGATGTCCAAGTCCATCGGCAACGTGGTGGCCCCGCAGGAAGTCATCGACAAGTACGGTGCGGAACTTCTGCGTCTGTGGGTGGCTTCCGTGGATTACCGCGAGGATATCCGCTATTCCGAAGAAATCATGAAGCGCCTTGTGGATGCCTACCGCCGCATCCGCAACACCTGCCGCTACCTGCTGGGCAGCATTCACGATCTCACCCCCGCCGACCTCGTGCCCTTCGCGAGCATGAAGCCGCTGGACCGCTATGCCCTGAGCCTGGTGGCCGCCTTCCACGAAAGCGCGGAAACCGCCTATCAGGAATACGAATTCCACAAGGTGTTCCAGGGCCTGCACGGCCTTTGCGCCACCGACCTTTCGGCCTTCTATCTCGACGTGCTGAAGGATCGCCTCTATTCCTCTCTGCCGGACAGCGCGGAGCGCCGTTCCGCCCAGAGCGCGCTGTATCAGATGCTGCTCATCATGCTGCGCGACATGGCTCCCATCATGAGCTTCACCGCGGAAGAGGTGTTCCGTCACATTCCCGAGGCGCTGAAGCCCGTGGACGGCGAAGGCCAGCCCGTGATCTCGGTGTTCGCTCTGCCGCAGAAGGACGTTTCCATGTACCGCCTCTCCGACGACGAGCGCGGCGCGTGGGAAATGGTCATGGACATCCGTGCGGGCGTCACCCGCGCCATCGAGCCTCTGCGCAAGGACGGCGTCATCGGTCATGCGCTGGATACCCATGTGACGCTGTATGTGGACGACAAGCTCCGTTCCGCCATTGCCGACAGCGGCGCCGACATGCGTTCCGTGTGCATCGTCTCCCAGCTCGACATCGCATCCTTCAAGGATGCCCCCGTGGACGCGCTTTCCACCGCTCAGCTCGACGAATGCCCCGGCCTTGCCGTGCGCGTGAAGAAGGCGGGCGGAGAAAAGTGCGAACGCTGCTGGATGTACTCCGAGGAACTGGGTACCGATCCTGCCCATCCCACCCTGTGCCCCCGCTGCGCTGCCGTGATGCGGGAGCTTGAAGCGAAGCAGGGCGGGGAAGCGTAG
- a CDS encoding ABC-F family ATP-binding cassette domain-containing protein, which produces MNITIQNLSKSYGGRDIFNDFSLDIVDGMRLCVCGPNGTGKSTLLRMLAGVTAPDGGRVIIPRECRVGYVEQMLDENTLDVPLLEWVQAALPDWGDFWQEWEKAQQSGDAAAMNRLMARQHDLETRYGYNPEQRAQTVLSGLGFVKDKWKLPIRQLSGGWRERAKLARVLTAGADVLFLDEPTNHLDLEAVEWLEEFLMDFKGVLVFVAHDRVFMDHVGTHVLYLGASKPIFRKCNYSKFLELQEEIEEQREREAKQIADEIAHKMDFVRRFKAKATKARQAGSRQKQARKLEKELEQYRPEPKRKELSFKWPEAAPSEKVVLAASELAFHFPDGTTLWPPLTFSLFRGQRIGLVGHNGCGKSTLLKILAGRLARTGGSFTMGSSTRMGYYSQQQAETLDLGGTVLGEMRRLSDPHTTEEELMSVLGLFMLGQGYFDRNVDSLSGGERSRLALALLFLRRCNFLVLDEPTNHLDLESRDALVEALEAFDGTLLVVAHDRHLLTEAVDEIWAVDDTGITVYKEGFAEYDAARRAARTQVKQAAEEARAAAPGKAVPGLSREDLKRIKREQAEQRNALYKKLKPLQAKYADREKALEEVLARHDEVEKLLADPSVYADGAKATSLLKEFHDLEERSEKGLEELGVLEAEIAELEAQRAALSLDGGE; this is translated from the coding sequence ATGAACATCACCATTCAGAATCTTTCCAAGTCTTACGGCGGCCGCGACATTTTCAACGATTTCTCGCTGGACATCGTGGACGGCATGCGCCTTTGCGTATGCGGCCCCAACGGCACGGGCAAATCCACGCTTCTGCGTATGCTGGCGGGCGTGACCGCGCCCGACGGCGGGCGCGTCATCATTCCGCGCGAGTGCCGCGTGGGCTATGTGGAACAGATGCTGGACGAGAACACGCTGGATGTGCCGCTTCTGGAATGGGTGCAGGCTGCTCTGCCCGACTGGGGCGATTTCTGGCAGGAATGGGAAAAGGCGCAGCAGAGCGGGGACGCGGCGGCCATGAACCGCCTCATGGCGCGGCAGCACGATCTGGAAACGCGCTACGGCTACAATCCCGAGCAGCGCGCCCAGACGGTGCTTTCCGGCCTCGGTTTCGTGAAGGACAAGTGGAAGCTCCCCATAAGGCAGCTTTCCGGCGGCTGGCGCGAAAGGGCGAAGCTTGCGCGCGTGCTCACCGCCGGGGCGGACGTGCTCTTTCTCGACGAACCTACCAACCACCTCGACCTTGAGGCCGTGGAATGGCTGGAAGAATTTCTCATGGACTTCAAGGGCGTGCTGGTTTTCGTGGCCCACGACCGTGTGTTCATGGACCATGTGGGCACGCATGTGCTCTATCTCGGCGCGTCGAAGCCCATCTTCCGCAAGTGCAACTATTCCAAATTCCTGGAGCTTCAGGAGGAGATAGAGGAACAGCGCGAGCGCGAGGCGAAGCAGATAGCCGACGAAATCGCCCATAAGATGGATTTCGTGCGCCGCTTCAAGGCCAAGGCCACCAAGGCGCGGCAGGCGGGGTCCCGCCAGAAGCAGGCCAGGAAGCTGGAAAAGGAACTGGAGCAGTACAGGCCGGAACCGAAGAGAAAGGAGCTTTCCTTCAAGTGGCCCGAGGCCGCGCCTTCGGAAAAGGTGGTGCTCGCCGCCTCCGAGCTGGCCTTTCATTTTCCCGACGGCACCACGCTCTGGCCGCCGCTCACCTTCTCCCTGTTCCGGGGGCAGAGAATAGGCCTTGTGGGGCACAACGGCTGCGGCAAGTCCACGCTGCTCAAGATTCTGGCGGGCAGGCTCGCCCGCACGGGCGGCAGCTTCACCATGGGGTCTTCCACGCGCATGGGCTACTACAGCCAGCAGCAGGCCGAAACGCTGGATCTCGGCGGTACGGTGCTCGGGGAAATGCGCCGTCTTTCCGATCCGCACACCACGGAAGAGGAGCTCATGAGCGTGCTCGGCCTCTTCATGCTGGGGCAGGGCTATTTCGACAGGAACGTGGATTCGCTCTCCGGCGGTGAGAGAAGCCGCCTTGCGCTGGCGCTGCTGTTCCTTCGCCGCTGCAACTTTCTGGTGCTCGACGAACCGACCAACCACCTCGACCTGGAAAGCCGCGACGCGCTGGTGGAGGCTCTGGAAGCCTTCGACGGCACGCTTCTCGTTGTGGCCCACGACAGGCACCTGCTTACCGAGGCCGTGGATGAGATATGGGCCGTGGACGATACGGGCATCACGGTGTACAAGGAAGGCTTCGCCGAGTACGACGCGGCCCGCCGCGCCGCGCGCACGCAGGTGAAGCAGGCTGCGGAAGAGGCCCGCGCCGCAGCTCCGGGCAAGGCGGTTCCGGGGCTTTCCCGCGAGGACCTGAAGCGCATCAAGCGCGAACAGGCCGAGCAGAGAAACGCCCTGTACAAGAAGCTCAAGCCGCTTCAGGCAAAATATGCGGACAGGGAAAAGGCGCTGGAAGAGGTGCTTGCCCGCCATGACGAGGTGGAAAAGCTCCTTGCCGATCCTTCCGTGTACGCCGACGGGGCGAAGGCCACGAGCCTGCTCAAGGAATTCCACGATCTGGAGGAACGCTCCGAAAAGGGCCTTGAGGAACTCGGCGTGCTGGAAGCCGAGATAGCGGAACTCGAGGCGCAGCGCGCCGCCCTTTCGCTGGACGGCGGCGAGTAG
- a CDS encoding DEAD/DEAH box helicase, with translation MPDTIKNEEELHVTAPEDSLPPCSLEELPDIMREACARAGWTRLMPVQAHTLPYLMAGRDIMVQSRTGSGKTGAYLLPLLSLLNPEEKKPQALILAPTRELASQVEHEAAVLLEGTGLSAAALYGGVGYGRQLEALRSGVQLIVGTPGRVLDHLLRRTLSLDALRALVFDEADRMLSIGFYPDMKEIQRYLPKRPLLSTLFSATYPQHVLNLAGEFLRDPQMLSLSQGQVHVATIQHLYVECGRMDKDRTLVRLMETENPTSAIIFCNTKSNVHYVTAVLKGFGYNADELSADLSQNRREEVLSRLREGRVRLLVATDVAARGIDIPALSHVFLYEPPEDRESYIHRAGRTGRAGAAGTVISLVDIMEKMELQRIASFYRIDITPLPNPTDEDVALAAGRRETALLDARRRACTGLQLERARRYLPLVKEMARGEDEDQLLLLALLLDADYQRSLGMEQSLPKARAEKDAESPRRRRREKSEASSGEEGGEKSRSSRRRSRRRDKAEEGAPAQEQMPEESVNEATPEAQPAPEGEGRRRRPRRRSRRRSSQEGESAAGEAPAQAEAE, from the coding sequence ATGCCGGATACCATAAAAAACGAAGAGGAGCTGCACGTCACGGCTCCTGAAGATTCCCTTCCTCCCTGCTCGCTGGAAGAACTTCCCGACATCATGCGCGAGGCCTGCGCCCGCGCAGGCTGGACGCGCCTCATGCCCGTGCAGGCGCATACGCTTCCCTATCTCATGGCCGGGCGCGACATCATGGTGCAGTCGCGCACGGGCAGCGGCAAGACCGGCGCGTACCTTCTGCCGCTTCTTTCCCTGCTGAACCCGGAGGAAAAAAAGCCCCAGGCGCTCATCCTTGCCCCCACGCGCGAGCTGGCGAGTCAGGTGGAACATGAGGCCGCCGTGCTTCTGGAAGGCACGGGGCTTTCCGCAGCCGCCCTTTACGGCGGCGTGGGGTACGGCCGTCAGCTTGAGGCGCTCCGTTCCGGCGTGCAGCTCATTGTGGGTACTCCCGGTCGCGTGCTCGACCATCTTCTGCGCCGCACCCTGTCGCTGGATGCTTTGCGCGCCCTTGTTTTCGACGAGGCCGACCGGATGCTCTCCATCGGCTTCTACCCCGACATGAAGGAAATCCAGCGCTATCTGCCGAAAAGGCCGCTGCTTTCCACGCTCTTTTCCGCCACCTATCCCCAGCACGTTCTGAATCTCGCCGGGGAATTTCTGCGCGATCCGCAGATGCTCAGCCTCTCCCAGGGGCAGGTGCATGTGGCCACCATTCAGCACCTGTATGTGGAATGCGGCCGCATGGACAAGGACCGCACCCTGGTGCGCCTCATGGAAACGGAAAACCCCACCTCGGCCATCATTTTCTGCAACACCAAGTCCAACGTGCATTACGTCACCGCCGTGCTCAAGGGCTTCGGCTACAATGCCGACGAGCTTTCAGCCGACCTTTCGCAGAACAGGCGCGAGGAAGTGCTTTCCCGCCTGCGCGAGGGCAGGGTGCGCCTTCTCGTGGCTACGGACGTGGCGGCCCGGGGCATAGACATTCCGGCGCTTTCCCATGTGTTTCTCTATGAACCGCCGGAAGACAGGGAATCCTACATCCACCGTGCGGGCCGTACCGGCCGCGCGGGGGCTGCGGGTACGGTGATTTCCCTGGTGGACATCATGGAGAAGATGGAGCTTCAGCGCATCGCCTCCTTCTACCGCATCGACATCACGCCCCTGCCCAATCCCACCGATGAGGATGTGGCCCTTGCCGCCGGACGCAGGGAAACCGCGCTTCTGGATGCGCGCCGCCGCGCCTGCACCGGCCTTCAGCTGGAAAGGGCGCGCCGCTACCTCCCTCTGGTGAAGGAAATGGCCCGCGGCGAGGATGAGGATCAGCTTCTTCTGCTGGCGCTTTTGCTCGATGCGGACTATCAGCGCAGCCTCGGCATGGAACAGTCTCTGCCGAAGGCCCGTGCGGAAAAGGATGCCGAGTCTCCCCGCCGCAGACGCAGGGAAAAGAGCGAAGCTTCCTCCGGGGAAGAGGGCGGAGAGAAGTCCCGTTCCTCCCGCCGCCGTTCCCGCCGCAGGGACAAGGCGGAAGAGGGCGCTCCCGCTCAGGAGCAGATGCCGGAAGAATCCGTGAACGAAGCCACCCCCGAGGCGCAGCCTGCGCCGGAAGGCGAGGGCCGTCGCCGCAGACCGCGCCGTCGTTCCCGCCGCCGTTCTTCTCAGGAAGGGGAGAGCGCCGCAGGCGAAGCCCCCGCGCAGGCGGAAGCCGAGTAG
- a CDS encoding MBL fold metallo-hydrolase yields MKKLIVLGTGAANTLHYYNTCFLLQGPQGGLLVDGGGGNGILVQLDRAGIPLTELTDVFVTHEHIDHSLGVIWLVRMVSSLFLREKRNDIFRIHCHARLAEKLRSICQFTLSEKQFSPVGTSIRFMPVKDGEQRTIAGHTVTFFNTHSRKAEQYGFHMQNPDGQRIVCTGDEPCSMACAHYLEGADWLFHEAFCLESDAKRFRPHAIGHGTVREAALLARRQRVKNLVLWHTEDSATLGTRRERYTEEAASVFRGGIYVPDDLEEIELY; encoded by the coding sequence ATGAAAAAGCTCATCGTTCTTGGTACGGGCGCGGCCAACACCCTGCATTACTACAATACCTGTTTTCTGCTTCAGGGGCCGCAGGGCGGCCTTCTGGTGGACGGCGGGGGCGGCAACGGCATTCTCGTCCAGCTCGACAGGGCGGGCATTCCCCTCACGGAACTGACCGACGTTTTCGTCACCCACGAGCACATCGACCATTCTCTCGGCGTCATCTGGCTCGTTCGTATGGTCTCCTCCCTTTTTCTCCGGGAAAAACGAAACGACATCTTCCGCATACACTGCCATGCGCGCCTTGCGGAGAAGCTGCGTTCCATCTGCCAGTTCACCCTGAGCGAAAAGCAGTTCTCCCCCGTGGGCACCAGCATACGCTTCATGCCCGTGAAGGACGGGGAACAGCGCACCATTGCCGGACATACGGTGACCTTTTTCAACACCCATTCCCGCAAGGCGGAACAGTACGGCTTCCACATGCAGAACCCGGACGGCCAGCGCATCGTCTGCACCGGCGACGAACCCTGCAGCATGGCCTGCGCCCACTATCTGGAAGGCGCGGACTGGCTTTTCCACGAAGCCTTCTGCCTTGAGAGCGATGCAAAGCGATTCCGCCCCCACGCCATAGGGCACGGCACCGTGCGCGAGGCCGCGCTCCTGGCCCGCAGACAGAGGGTGAAGAACCTCGTGCTCTGGCATACGGAAGACAGCGCCACCCTCGGCACGCGCAGGGAACGCTACACCGAGGAGGCCGCCTCCGTGTTCCGCGGCGGCATCTACGTGCCGGACGACCTTGAGGAAATAGAACTCTATTAG
- a CDS encoding PLD nuclease N-terminal domain-containing protein: protein MLITDLSSEQLLMLIVPALPNMWALKHAMYHDFPTPQEKYRWMMACVFIPCLGGIAYYFVGRKHASREKVDIRARIEAERARAAEEKAKAEEAPSAPSASSPVEKAPEAAESAPVREAPRPSGGDWSFGCPDEEKKPQA, encoded by the coding sequence ATGCTCATTACCGACCTCAGCAGCGAACAGCTTCTCATGCTCATCGTGCCCGCCCTGCCGAACATGTGGGCGCTGAAGCACGCCATGTATCACGATTTTCCCACGCCTCAGGAAAAGTACCGCTGGATGATGGCCTGCGTGTTCATTCCCTGCCTCGGCGGCATTGCCTACTATTTCGTGGGCAGAAAGCACGCCAGCAGGGAAAAGGTGGACATACGCGCCAGAATCGAGGCGGAGCGCGCCCGCGCGGCGGAGGAAAAGGCAAAGGCCGAGGAAGCGCCTTCCGCGCCGTCTGCATCCTCCCCCGTGGAGAAAGCGCCCGAGGCGGCCGAAAGCGCTCCCGTGAGGGAGGCTCCCCGTCCTTCCGGCGGAGACTGGTCGTTCGGCTGTCCCGACGAGGAAAAAAAGCCGCAGGCGTGA
- the ybgF gene encoding tol-pal system protein YbgF — protein MDLMKWGRNLALLSLPLMLTACVTSSEHNALQAQVNQMNRQMSSSQTNQADSWSQLMELRQEVAELRGQLDTINYALQRAGGAQKLADTVALHDRALRLAESQMALDLQLTPDPSAQGMPGVAAGMMPGVAAGVGMGDASAQNAMQPAPAAPVAPAAQPQNNVDMAQALYDNGMQAFNNRQYEAALRSFSDFTKTYSKNKLVSNAWFWQGECQYQMKNYAEAALAYENVISGYPNSVKAPASYLKQGMSFLQLNKKSAAKQRLTELTRKYPKAPETARAKQVIKQNKL, from the coding sequence ATGGATCTTATGAAATGGGGCCGCAACCTTGCCCTATTGTCCCTGCCTCTCATGCTTACGGCCTGCGTCACCAGCAGCGAACACAACGCGCTTCAGGCTCAGGTCAACCAGATGAACCGTCAGATGAGCAGCAGCCAGACCAATCAGGCCGACAGCTGGTCCCAGCTCATGGAACTGCGCCAGGAAGTGGCGGAACTGCGCGGTCAGCTCGATACCATCAATTACGCTCTGCAGAGAGCGGGCGGCGCGCAGAAGCTGGCCGATACCGTGGCCCTGCACGACCGCGCCCTGCGCCTTGCGGAAAGCCAGATGGCCCTCGACCTTCAGCTTACCCCCGATCCTTCCGCTCAGGGTATGCCCGGAGTCGCTGCCGGCATGATGCCCGGGGTCGCTGCCGGCGTCGGCATGGGCGATGCCTCCGCGCAGAACGCCATGCAGCCTGCTCCTGCGGCTCCCGTCGCCCCCGCCGCGCAGCCTCAGAACAACGTGGATATGGCGCAGGCTCTGTACGACAACGGTATGCAGGCCTTCAACAACCGCCAGTACGAGGCCGCTCTGCGCTCCTTCAGCGATTTCACCAAAACCTATTCCAAGAACAAGCTGGTTTCCAACGCCTGGTTCTGGCAGGGGGAATGCCAGTATCAGATGAAGAACTACGCCGAAGCCGCGCTGGCCTACGAAAACGTGATTTCCGGCTACCCCAACAGCGTCAAGGCTCCCGCTTCCTACCTGAAGCAGGGCATGTCCTTCCTCCAGCTCAATAAGAAGTCCGCCGCCAAGCAGCGCCTTACCGAACTGACGCGCAAATACCCCAAGGCCCCCGAAACCGCGCGCGCCAAGCAGGTCATCAAGCAGAACAAGCTGTAA
- a CDS encoding MerR family transcriptional regulator, which translates to MHRKKPQGGRLYRIGEAARALNLQTSVLRFWEGEFPALRPVRTPKGQRLYTESDMELLRKIRSLLHEQGMTIEGARRVLSGQAMPALAEALSSGPSSLAGADEALLRDIVRSLTDIRALLTSNPSKENRS; encoded by the coding sequence ATGCACAGGAAAAAGCCGCAGGGGGGGAGGTTGTACCGCATCGGGGAAGCAGCCCGGGCGCTGAACCTTCAGACCAGCGTGCTTCGTTTCTGGGAAGGCGAGTTCCCCGCACTCCGGCCCGTGCGTACGCCCAAAGGGCAGCGCCTGTACACGGAAAGCGACATGGAACTTCTGCGTAAGATCCGTTCCCTGCTTCACGAACAGGGCATGACCATCGAAGGCGCGCGCCGTGTGCTTTCCGGGCAGGCCATGCCCGCCCTTGCCGAGGCTCTTTCCTCCGGTCCCTCCTCGCTCGCCGGGGCCGACGAGGCCCTTTTGCGGGACATCGTGCGTTCTCTTACGGACATACGCGCCCTGCTCACCTCCAACCCGTCCAAGGAGAATCGCTCATGA